From the genome of Lonchura striata isolate bLonStr1 chromosome 18, bLonStr1.mat, whole genome shotgun sequence:
cagcaaagtTAATCCATGGAATCAAGTACCTAGAAAGAGGCAGGTGTCTGGAATTTGGGTACCTCTATTTTTTTGGGTAACCCAAAGCCATACACTTATTATTACGTATATTTTCAGTCACGATCGGGCTGTGCAGGAACATCCTGTTTACCTTGTTCCATGCTTAGGAGGGGAGAGAGGGATGAAGCAGGAGGGAAGAGCCAGCATCCTTCTGCCTCTGGTGTGCTCCCCTGGGTCCAGGAGGAagccctgtggctgtggggaaGGTGGCTGGcactggcccagcccaggtggccCGTGTTCCCTGGCCACAGTGTCCAGCTGTTGTCTCTGACAGGTCCCCAtgtgtccctgtcacagcctgctcccctccctgctgcaggaatcCGGAGTGTGGCTGGATGGTGGGTGCAGGGTGCTCCTGGCCTGCAGGAAGGCAGGATAATCACTTCCCTTCTCTCTTCAAAACCAGACAATAGATACAATCCTGGAGAAAACAGGCAGCGAGCGGGGTTTTCCAGAGCGGATAGAAAAAAAACTGCCAAGGGAGCTCTGAAATGGAGAAGTTGTGTTTGTATCCGGGGccgggccctgctgtgctgaagGTCACCCTGTgttcctcctcctgctgtgctgggcaccacGGAGCTCCCCTGTTCCCTCTGTGCCCTCGGTAACAGTTTCAGCCAAGCCCCTTTACCTACGCTCCAGCAAGAAAAGTTCCCCCTGGAAATCAGTAGCATGGAGCCTTGCCAGCCTGTTTCCATCTAAATCCGAGGGATGAATGCTGCAACAGACTGTGTGTGTGGAGATCTGGTACACAACAAGTGCCTTTGGAGCCTTCCACTTCAGTGGCAAGGACTGCTGGGCCCCTGCTGCCAGAAAAATCTGGAAGTAGGTTGAGCTGCTGATTTTAAGGAACCTCATTGCCTCTTCCTTTTGGCACAGTTATCACCTTGAGAGGGATCCTTCCAATACCTCCTGATCTGTGCTGTAAGAGGGAGGAAATGGAGCGCTGAGCTCTGGAGGTAGGCTGGACCTGTCCCTGAAAGGCTTTACCCAGGACAggtcccagcacatcccagtctCCTACTGATCCTTCGGTGTGTTATTTTTGGGAGAGCCAGGCTGGTTTTACCTGTCTGGGGTGCTGTGgatggggactttggggtgaCACAGTGGTCTGGCTATGGGATCTGCagggcggggacagctttggagAGGGAAACAGATTCCACCACTGCCCCTGGAAGTGCCCCATGCCAGTGGATGTCCCAGtgcttcccagcacagccctcctgcagtCCCAGTATCCAGCCTTCCTGGAATACCAGTgccatcccagcacagccccactgtGGCTGTCTGATCCCACTACagcccccttacacagggcccAGTACAGCTCTGCTATGGCACATACTGGTCCCAGTATGGCCCATTTTATCTCGCACTGGTCCCAGTAGACCCCTGTTCTATTCATCCACATCCCAGTACAGCGGGTTATGGCCCACACTGGTCCCTGTACAGCTCGTGGCTCATACTGGCCCCAGTAGAGCTTGTTACATCTCATGCAGAACCCAGTACAGCCCCTTTGTGTCTCATACTGGTCCCAGTCCAGCCCATTATGTCTTATAGTGGTCCCAATTACAGCCATGTTCTGTACTTGTCCTGACCCCAGTCCATCCTGTTGTGTCTTGTACTGGTCCTGTCCATCCCATTATGTTCTGTACTGGTCCCAGTCCAATCTGTTATGTCCCATACTGGTCTCACTCCATACCGTTATGTCTCATACTGGCCCCGGTCCATCCCGTTACATCCCGTACTGGTCCCAGTCTATCCCGTTGTGTCCCGTACTGGCCCTGGTCATCCCATTGTGTCCCGTACAGGTCCTGGTCCGTCCCGTACTGGTCCCGGTCCATCCCGTTGTGTCCCGTACTGGTCCCGGTGCCTccccccagcgctgccccacTGCCGGCGCACGGAGCCCCGCCCCTCACCGACACCCGCCGGCACTTGACGGACAGCTTCTCCCGTCCTGTCGACCAATCATCTTCGGGGGCGGGTTCTCCGTTCCGCAATCTTGGCGGCTGATTGGCCGAGGCCCTGCTCCCGCCCAATGGCGGTGCAgagagggggcggggccggggcggggcgtgGCCGCCGCCGTGTCCCGGCAtggcggagcggccgcgccgccgctgaGGCGCCGCCATGGCCAAGAgccgcgggggcggcgggcccAGCTCGCCCGGCGGGCGCAGCCTGGCGGGCACCCGCGAGAGCCTCGCCGACGCTGGCGGCGATGAGCTTAGCTCGCTCGGCTCCGACTCCGAGATCAACGGCGGCGGCCCCGAGGAGCGGCGCGTCGATAAGTTCGGCTTCATCGTGGGCAGCCGCGGAGCCGAGGGGACGTGAGTGGGGGCCGTGAGGGGGGGCCGGGGCCTTGGCCTGAGGGGccggggggcactgggacagcgAGGCGCAGAGGAgccgccccgggcccggcccagTCCGCTCCGGCCGCTCGGCCCccgcagggccgggctggggccgggccgggccggccgcggCTCTCCCCGCCCCGGGGGTTcgtccccgccgcccccgggctGGGCGCGGGCCGCCCGCGCCGCTGTCAGGCATCGCTCGTGCCCGCGGCGGAGGCCGCGGGGAGGTGGACGAGGGAGAAAGGCTGGAAGAGCTGCGGGTGTTgaggctggagaagagaaggctccgaGCAGAGCTTAGAGCCCgctccagtgcctaaaggggctgcAAGAGAAGCTGGACTCCTGACTTTGGGCAACGGCCTGCAGTGACAGGATAAGAAGAAATGGTTTCCTTCTGTCAAAGGGCAGGGTTCGATGGGATACTGGGGAGAAAtcgttccctgtgagggtgccgaggccctggcacagggtccccagagaagctgtggctgcccctggatccctggcagtgcccaaggccaggttggatggggcttggagcagcctgggatagtgagaggtgtccctggccatggcagagggtggcaTTGGAttagctttaaggtcccttccaccccagaCCATTCCATGATGTTGTGATGGCTTTGTGAAGAGCCCCAAAAGCTGTTCCAGCTGTCCCATCTCCCTCTGAAGCGGGGGGAATGGCTGGGAAGCGGTGTCCACCCCatttgggatctgggagctgccagcacaCAGCTGTCTGGTCAGCTCCAAGCACTGATTCCAGTGGACTTCTGGCCTCTGTCAAGCCAAGGAGGCCAGGCCGTGGTGTCCCTCCAAGGAGCCCTTGTTGGTAGTGCTGGCAAAGGCACCATGGTCACACTGCTCCTCGGAGGAAACCCTCGGAGGAAGTGAGGCTAACCCGAGGCGCTGGGCCCCAGGGCGGTGCTGACACCCAGGAATGTGCTGTTGCTGTCGAGCTGGTTCGGCAGCGTGTTTGGCGATTGCCTTCCTGGCCCTGCTTTCACAGCAACGCCCAGAGAAAGTCgggatggcagtgggagcaGCGCGTGGCagccagctcctctcctgcagggACATCGCCTGGAGCGCTCCCCTTGGGTTTTGCCCACCTGAGCGCTCTGGTGCCcgctgtgcctcagtttccctatctgtgaggagcagagcaTTCACCCCTCATAGCCTGTGGGTGTTACGGGGTGGGTCCGTGGGGTGAAAAGGTGCTGAAGGTTGGAGTATTTGTGCTGGGCAAGGTGCATCACTCCGGGTGATAAACCTTGTCCCTCAGCACTGCAGGAGTGGTGTGGCCTCTCCTTCGCGTGGTGCTGCACCCTGTCCTGGCCACACACCACATTTAGGGGACACTTGTCCTGGCTGTCATTCCCgtgggtgtccctgtccctgcagcaggcagcagcagctctggatgaAGGTTGTGGTGCTGGAGGCTGGTGGCTGCTCCCAAGGGTGCTGACAGTATGGTGGCTGCAGTCACTAGGGACTGAGCCTCCTGCAGCACCCTGCAGATGTCCTGGGGCCcagtcctgccctgctccacgGCTTTATTGGCTCACTGTCCTGGAGGGAATAATGAGGAATACTTGACCTCCTGCTGTAGCTGCCAGAGTTGGGTTTGCCCTACGGGGAGGAGAAGCACAGGAAGGGCAGGCAGGGTATCCGAGCATCCATGGGCAGTCTGAGGGCACCGCAAAGGGCCGAGCTGTGGGGATGTCACCCAGTGTGGATGCAGAGGAGCTCATTCCTAGCATAGGGCATCCCGTCACTTCCCTGCCTGGTGTGCCCCCGCCCTCCCGCCTGGGCCATATGAAATGCAGCCGGTCCTCGCTCCCTGCCCGCTGCCAAGCAGCCatcagctgggagcagcttccAGTCTGTGCTGGCGGGGCTCCAGCAGGCCCGCCGCCAGCTCCTGTATCCAGCGTCCCGCGCTCCCGAGCTTCCCACGCCTCGCGGAGCCCGGCTGCAGGCCAGCGCTGCCTCCATCCCCGTGCCGGGCTGGGGAGCTGCCGGCCATGCCTGGCCGTGCCGGGGAGGGTGGGGAGCCAAGCAAAGCAGATCCTTTGGGAGCGGGTTTGCTCTCAGAACAATCGCGCTCGCCCCGTCCGACCCGCTGCGGTGGGTGGGACTCGGCGGggaagggctgggcagggcgCGGGGCAGTGCTGCCAGCTGGATGCGGCCCTGGACTCACCCTGCCGTTCGCTTTCCGGCTCGGCATGTGGAGGGAGGAGGCCAGGCCTGCGTGTCCTGTAGTGGGGCTGGGTGCTGGAGGATGCTCAGCGCCAGGCCACTGGCCTCGGGTCCTCAGGAAGGATCTGACTCTCCCTGAGATTGGTGTGGCCACAGGACAAcgtggagcagagcctgggaaaGCATCGAGTCCTCACTGATGGCTTGGTGGAGTGTCTGCTCTCCTTGGAtggccctgcccctgctgcctgTCACCCATCTCCGCACAGATGCCGTGCCACGGGGGGTTGGAGGCCGCGGTGCCAGCTTCAGCATCACAGCAGCATCCCCCCTGCCTCAGCAGGGTTAAATCAGATTCCCTGGCTAGACTGAGGCGTTTCTGGAAAACACTCCCCTCCCTCCTAAGAGACCCTGGTCTGGGCTCGGTGCcgggcctggagcagctccaggcgTTGGGAGCGCAgtgtggctggagctgtgtgaaTGACACGATGCTTATGGCCCCACTCCCTCTGCATGCAGCCGGCCCCTGCCACAGGGATCAGCTcttgctcatccctcaccttcctGGCGtgtccctggggatgctgcagcacGTGCTGTGTGCAGAGCAGGCTGCTCCCGAGAGGTttgagctgctctgctggtgcAGGGACTTCACCCACGGGTGGCGAGCGCTTCCGGCAGCTGCCGAAATACCGGCGCTGCCGAGCGTGTCCTGAGCCCTGCGCCTTGAGGGCTGCAGCCACCTGGGCATGGGGGTACCCAGGGTGCTCGGGAGGCAGGGGGCCTCCCGTATGGAGGACCAGGCACCCACTGACCCACAGCCTCTTCCTCCCGCTCCCACAGGCTGGAGGAGGTGCCCTTGGAGGTGCTCCGGCAGCGGGAGTCCAAGTGGCTGGATATGCTCAACAACTGGGACAAGTGGATGGCCAAGAAACACAAAAAGGTAAGTGACAGCCATGTCGCCTCTGGGAGGTGACAGTGAGGGACAGCCAGGCACAGCGGTGTCCCTTTGGGGCAGCCTGATGTCACTGGTTCCCTGCAGACAGGCGTCTGTGTGCCTTCAGATGATACTGTTGGCTTGAATGTGCTGTTCATTCCGCTTAGAAACTGGAGCTTGGGGGGGCTGAGTGGTCCTGAGCCAGCCCACTTCTGCCTCCAGCTCTTTCCTGCCGGGCTGGAGCCTTCCTAGGGCTTCTttggctgcctgcaggcagccatGGGAATTGTTTGCTCATGGAAACTTCTGTTCTGAGCATCTCGCAGACCAAAAAAAGCTCGGTGTAGGAAATGTTTGAGCCTAATGTGCACGACACTGGTCTGTGAACAGGGGTCCCTGGACGACTCCTGGTGTGCTGACTCCATGTCTTGGTTTGCTGGTGCTCCCTGATCCCCTGTGTCTGCAGATGAGGCAGGAATTGGGAAGCAGCAAGTCCAGGGttgctgctgtgtgtctgctgGGAGCAGTGAGGCTGCTGGCAtgggacagcagtgccagagAGTGGCCGAAGggccttctcctcctcctcatgctGGCAGAGTCTCCTCAGTGTGCCCAGAGTGCTGTCCCTACTCAGTGCCTGGTGAATGACACCGGAATCCCTCATCTGTTTCCTGGCTGCTCTTAAAGGATTTGGGAGCATTTTCTGGGCCACGGCAGGCGGACGCTTTGTTCCACGGGCAGTTTTCACCACTCTCCAGCCAGGTGCCACAGGGTGCCCTCTGGAatggggctgctctgcctggcacagcagctcgcTTGTGCTTAGCCAAGCCTCTAGGAGTCTCCATGGGGCTGATGTGCTTTATAGTCTGTCCTGCAGCAAAAATCCATGCCTGGAGTTTTGGAGAGGCTGCTCTGGAATGCTGTTCTGTGCCTGtatccctggggctgctcagggaaggcTGCCAGGCTTGGCCTTGGATGCTGTCAACTATCCTTGGTCTGGCAGGAGCCTGCTTGGTGCaggttcctgctgctctgggggagcTCCCTGAGCCTCTGAAAAACCCCAGTACTTTTCTGGCTGCCTCACCAGGGTTGGCAGGCAGCCCAGGGATGCCTGGGCCAGCTCCTGCCGGGCTTGCTCACACCTGCAGTGCTCCAGCATCCCAAAACGCTCCCTGCCTGGCCCCGatcccagcagagcctgaccccacATCCTTCatggtgctgtgctgtgccagcactgcgTGCTGGAAGGAGGGCAGACGTGTGGGTGTGCAGCTCCCACTGCTCTCCTGGCATGGGCAGCGCTCTGACTTCACCTTGCTTCCAGCATCCCTCAGCCCAGACACGCTCCCGGTCCCTGGAAGATCACGGTGGGATGGTGGGGCTGATGGCAGGACCCCATGCGGGCCCAAGGGGATGAGCTGCTCAGCCCCGGTGGTGCTGGCCCGGCCAGCCGGAGGGGTTGCCGAACCAAAACCCAGCCAGGCGGTTTCCTTCCTGGCAGCTCAGTCAGCAGGAAGGGGAGCTGGCTGGAAATGGGAGCTGTCAGCAGCCATGGAGCTGCCACAGCGGCCCTGGGCATCGTCCGCTGTGTTTCCTGCCAGCACAAAGGGACCTGCCTCAGCAAACAACCAGCGAGGGTGCAGCAAACCCCCAGGGGAGGTGATGGTACTGTGCTTGGAAACATCCATCTGCTCCCCAGTTGCTCCAACGAAAGGGAaacacagctctgggcaggcaggagaggcCTGGGGAGGATatgggagctgctggccacTGCTCTGAGAGCCCTGGCATGTGCCAACAAAGCAGGGGCATGAGGAATGGAGGCTGTGCTAGGGTTTTGCAGGGTGTTGTGGGGTGGGACTGTGCTGAAAGCAACAGGCTTGTGAGACCCACCTTGCTGCATACCCTGGCTGAGGACTGTGGGGAAAAGGAcacataaggatgtggagctgctggagccaggctgggagagctgggggtgctcacctggagaggagaaggctccagggggagctcagagcccttccagggcctaaaggggatccaggagagctggagagggactggggacaaggaatggagggacaggacacagggaatggctcccactgccagagggcagggatggatgggacattgggaattgggaattgttccctgggaggctgggcaggccctggcacagggtgcccagagcagctgtggctgcctctggatccttggaagtgtccaaggctcagctggacactggggcttggagcagcctgggacagtgggagggaaccctgcccatggaatgaaATGGTCTTTAATGTCCctgccaacccaaaccattccatcaTTCTGTGATTTGGAGCTGCTCCTGTGATGAGGAGTTGCAGTGGGATGCTGGGGGCCCTGTTTTGGTCCCTGCTGGTGCAGGCAGCACCGGAGCTAAGCTGGCTCAGCTTCCCACGCAGGGTAGGCACCGACTGCCTCGCCTGGACTTTGGTCCTGGCTGTTGCCCAGTGCCAAGGAAACCAGGGGCACAGGAAACTGTGGGCATGGAGCTGGCTCTAGGGGCCTCAGGATCTGGCCATGCATGGAGATAGAACCAGACCTGCCCTTCTGCCAAGGATGAGCAGGTGGAAAGGCTGAGGCACTCGTCAGGGTGCACATCCCTGCTTCCCACGGCCccatggtggggtggggggctgGACTGAGGGCTGGGGAGCCTCCCCTGTGTCCTCAGTGCTTCCAAATGGGACAGAGCCACTCGCTCCCCACCTTGACTCCAGTGTTTGCTTTTCCAGCTCCCAGTAGGATCTGGCTTTGAGGCAGTGCCAGGCTTGTTTGGAGCTGTTTGCAAGCCACGAAGCCTCTGCTGGGCCTCTGGcagctcctctgtgctgctggtgcttGACTACCATTCCAGCTggcatccctgcatcccaggcACTCAGGGACAGTTCTCCTTGTTTGGGAAGCAGCAGGGGaccaggctgtggctgtggtgCTGGCCTGGCTCCCACCTTGCCCCAGGAGTCTCTTTGTTTCCAGCGTTCTGTGATCTTCCCGTGACGGCTGTGTGTCTCCCGCAGATCCGGCTGCGGTGCCAGAAGGGGATCCCGCCCTCGCTGCGGGGCCGTGCCTGGCAGTACCTCTCTGGGAGCAAGGTCAAGCTGGAGCAGAACATGGGCAAGTTTGATGTGAGTCCTGCTGGGAACCCTCCTGCACCACCAGGGagggggcagtgctggggtgcCTCCTGCTCGGGCTTGGGTGTATGTTAGGATCTCAGACATCTTGTGGGGGGTGTCAAGGGTGCTGCTCACCCCAATCTTCCCCTCCCCAGGAACTGGACCTCCTCACAGGAGATCCCAAGTGGCTGGACGTGATCGAGCGGGATCTCCATCGGCAGTTCCCCTTCCATGAGATGTTCGTCTCACGTGGAGGCCACGGGTATGTGGAGCTACTCTGtgtccagccctcagcagccaTGGATGGGGTGGGCACTGTGTATCCCAGCTCATGGAGCACACTCCTGTCCCCAGAGTCCTCCCATTCCTCCGACATTCCCTACACTCCCACAGTGGCAGAGCATGCACTGACTGAAAACAGGATGGCTCAGACCAGCTCTAACACCCAGTGGGGTGGGAATTGCCATGACAGGAGGGTAGAGGGAGGAGGTGGCAGCCTGTGGCCTCCGTTTCACCAGGAAAATGCTGCTCCCAGTGTGTTGGGAGCTGCAGCTAGGTCCTTGCCTGTCTGTCCTCACTCTGGGCCGAATGGTTGTCTCCACGCCTCGACTCCCAGATCCAGGCAGGACCTGCGCTCTGTGGGCCGAGCCCCAGAGCTGTTGGCCCGGCTTTGTGTGGAAAAGGGATCCCAGCCAGGGAGTGACCCAGGCTCGAGCCTGGCGTGCACGGGGAAGGCTGCTGGGCCACGTGCGTGccgtgtgcccagctgtgcgtGCCCGGGtgtctctgcaggcagcaggaccTGTTCCGGGTGCTGAAGGCGTACACGCTGTACCGCCCGGAGGAGGGGTACTGCCAGGCCCAGGCGCCCATCGCCGCCGTCCTGCTCATGCACATGCCGGCCGAGGTACGGGCACGTGGCTCAGGGGACAGCTGGCACCTCCTGGAGCGTTGTGGGGCCCTTTGGGGGGTGCTGATGAGTGGGGTGCCCGGCTCAGGGCAACCCAAAGGGCTCCAGGGGTGCTCTGCTGCTTGCCACCCTCTCCCGTGgttcctgggagcagggagtggGCCACAGGGATGTCCTCTGAGTGCTCACCTGCTGTCCTTGGCTTGCAGCAAGCGTTCTGGTGCTTGGTGCAGATCTGTGAGAAGTACCTCCCTGGCTACTACAGCGAGAAACTGGTAAGTAAAGAGCTCATGGTGCTTTCAGCagtggcagggacctgcagggtgCTGCATCTGGGTTGGGGCAGCCCCTAGCATCAGTCTGGGCTGGGGATGAAGGGATCAGGAGCAGCCTTGGGGAGAAGGACACAGGAGTGCTGGTTGGTGAGGGTTGACCACACCCTGGCCATGTGTCCTGGGCTGAACccccagtgtgggcagcaggggagggaggattctgcctctctgccctgcccaggtgaggccccacctgcagagctgccccagccctggggcccagAACAGGAaagacctggagctgctggagagagttCCAGAGGAAtccatggagctgctctgagggctggaggtcctctgctctggagccaggctgggagagctgggggtgctcacctggagaggagaaggctccagggagagctcagagcccttgcagggcctaaaggggctccaggagagctggagagggactggggacaagggatggagggacaggacacagggaatggcttcctactgccagagggcagggatggatgggaataaattcctccctgggagggtgggcaggccctggcacagggtgcccagagcagctgtggccacCCTATCCCTGGAAGAGTTCCAGGCCAGGTTaaacagggcttggagcaacctgggatagtggaagctACCACAGGGCATTTggatggaatgagatgagttttaaggtcccttccaacccaaaccattccacaatTCTGAATCTCCAGGCCAAAGACTTGTCCAGCTCCTCACCCTGGGGAAAGAAGGGGTCTGAGGAGGGGCTGGGTATTCCCACAGTCTCCCTGTTGTGATGTGGCTCCCAGAAGCATTCAGGGATGGGGGTCTCAGTGTAGCATCCGTgggacacagctctgctcacaTCAGGTGTAGAGGGTTGGCTGCCCTTGCTGGgacctggccctgggggctgatcccagggctggggtaTTCACTGGGATgctggtccctgtccctgcaggaggcCATCCAGCTGGACGGACAGATCCTCTTCTCACTGCTGCACAAGGTCTCCCCTGTGGCCTACAAGCACCTGAGCAAGCAGAAGATCGACCCCATCCTGTACATGACGGAGTGGTTCATGTGCGCCTTCTCCCGCACGCTGCCCTGGAGCTCCGTCCTGCGCGTCTGGGACATGTTCTTCTGTGAAGGTAGGAGCTCCCcaccatcctcctcctcctcacggGGTGACTGCACTCCCCACGGCCATGGGACCTGTAGCAGGGCAGGtttggggcagccacagccaccagtggaagtgggcagttttcctgGGGGTTAGGAGGCATGTGCATTCCAAATTCACCCTCTTGCATGTCCTGACCGTTAGTGGGACTGGGATGTGCTGTCCCACAGCATTTGAGGGACACGGTGGCAGTGTCACCCTGTCCTACCTGGTACTCACTGCGTCTCGTCTCCTCTTGCAGGAGTGAAGATCATCTTCCGGGTGGGCCTGGTGCTACTCAAACACACCCTGGGCTCCTCGGACAAGCTCAAATCCTGCCAGGGCCAGTATGAGACCATGGAGAGGCTGAGGGCCCTCAGCCCCAAAATCATGCAGGAGGCCTTCCTGGTGCAGGAGGTGAGGTGCTGGGGACGGCCTGGGGGCCCAGTGCTGCCAGactgggctgtccctgggtggGCGGAGCATGGGAAGCAGCCCCCAAAAAGCTTCCTTAGCAGTGCCCTGAGGGGGATCCCACACCCAGCCCCGGTGGCACTGTCGCTGATGGAGCAAGTGTCCCCACAGGTCATCGAGCTGCCGGTGACGGAGCGTCAGATCGAGCGGGAGCACCTGATCCAGCTGAAGAAGTGGCGGGAGACGCACGGAGAGCTGCAGTGCAAGTCCCCCCCGCGCCTGCACGGCGCCAAGGCCATCAGCGAGGCGGAGCCCGCGCCGCGCAAGGCTCTGGAGCCCGTCCCCTCCATCATCGTTTCCCCCGGGCCGGCCCCCGTGCCCAAGGCCCGCAAGAGCAAGGAGAAGAGCCGGGAAAAGGGCCCGGCCAGTCCTGCCAACGGCCCCGGGGCCGAGGGCAACGGGGCGCCCGGCACGACCCGGGAGCTGCTGCACCCGCAGGTCTCCCCCCACCACCAGTCCAAGGAGAGCCTGAGCTCCCGGGAGAGCGAGGACACGTACTTGTAGGGCCCGGCCCACACCCCGGGCAGCCGGGCTCAGCGGGGCTGCGCACGGACCCGGGCGCGAGGACACCCAGGGGGACCCCTGGCACCCGGCGCTGGGGGCTCTGAGCtggagggatgggacaggggGGCTGTGCGGCTCCGGGAGAACAGCGTGGCCCTCTCGGGGCATCCGTGGAGCTTGGCCAGGTGTGGTGACCAAAGGGGACACCGTGGGTCTGCGCTGGGTGCCCACCCCGCAGGGTGCTGGCACCACGAGCGGTGGGAGCCCGGGCAGGGGGTGGCTGAGCCACCCGAGCTCCCTCCCCACGCTGGGGGGCTGGGCTGCCCCTTGGGCCCCTCTCCCCGTCCCAGAGCCCCTCGACCCATCACCCCCCGGGTCCCTCCTGTAGCCCCCACCCTGCGCCAGccgggcagccccagccccagttcCTGAGCACTTAGGCCTGGCGCAGGGCACTGGGGGTACACGAGGAGCCCTGGGACCCCTCGCCCCCCTCTTATCTAGTGAGGATATATCAAGCTGTAGCCCTATATGTAGTACCCAACTTACCTACTCACTGAGCCTATTTATTATTCCTCTGAGGCAGGACAGGGACCGAGGCAGGATGTGCTAGAGGCGGCGGGATTTGTTGCCGAGTTTTGGGGCTGAAGGccccccatcccatcccctcccaTCCCCAAGTTCCCCACAGCTCAGGGGGAGTGTTTACCCTGCCAGGGCTCACCCCACCACTGCCACCCCCCCCCAGGCCCCAGCGCAGGTGAGACGGGGTGGGTGAGCAGCAGCCAGGTGCCCCCTGGTTGTGGGgtcccctctgccccccccGCCCTCCCCGAGGGTGGGTGGTGGGTTTGTAAAATAAAGCGGGAAAAGCAGTTTTGTACAAAGGGGTCAATAAAGCGA
Proteins encoded in this window:
- the TBC1D10A gene encoding TBC1 domain family member 10A, producing the protein MAKSRGGGGPSSPGGRSLAGTRESLADAGGDELSSLGSDSEINGGGPEERRVDKFGFIVGSRGAEGTLEEVPLEVLRQRESKWLDMLNNWDKWMAKKHKKIRLRCQKGIPPSLRGRAWQYLSGSKVKLEQNMGKFDELDLLTGDPKWLDVIERDLHRQFPFHEMFVSRGGHGQQDLFRVLKAYTLYRPEEGYCQAQAPIAAVLLMHMPAEQAFWCLVQICEKYLPGYYSEKLEAIQLDGQILFSLLHKVSPVAYKHLSKQKIDPILYMTEWFMCAFSRTLPWSSVLRVWDMFFCEGVKIIFRVGLVLLKHTLGSSDKLKSCQGQYETMERLRALSPKIMQEAFLVQEVIELPVTERQIEREHLIQLKKWRETHGELQCKSPPRLHGAKAISEAEPAPRKALEPVPSIIVSPGPAPVPKARKSKEKSREKGPASPANGPGAEGNGAPGTTRELLHPQVSPHHQSKESLSSRESEDTYL